AATATTATATGGTCGAGCAATTACAGGCTTGAGGATGAAGTTCTTTAAACACAACCCCTCCTAACAGAGCCCCATAGGAGTCGAGCCTTGAGCTCCTCAAGAGGGGAAGGCGATGAATAAAATGCACCGACTGGCATGTCTTCCTGGAAGTATTTTTGAGGATTCTGAATGGTTGGTAATGAAAATAGTCTATTCAGTAATGCAGAGAACTGAAAAAAACTGCGGAGATCATAGTAGATAATGACACTGGGCAGCAGTAGGCAAAACCATGAACATACGCACGCAAACACACAAGCGGCTGCTTCAGAATTACTTTTATTACAGAGACTAGCGTGCAAACAAGCAATATATTTACAGGCTCATCTGCTAGTTTCTCTTTTACTAGTCCTAGAGCAAAGACAGCACCACGAGATGACATTAAAATAAAGATGCAAACCAAAAAGTCGGAACAGTCGCTAAAGAGACTCTTGCAATGGAGAAAATGCCAACGCAATGAGATTACCAGGAAGCTTCACAAGCATCCGAGGATTGGTCAGTGAGGACCTTCCCGTTGGCTGCTGCAATAGTCCGCGAATAGCAGCTACGTCCTTTCCTGTGGCTCAAAGCTTGCTGCGTGTCCGCCGCGCCGGAGCTCACCGAGTGATCCTTGACCACCATCCATCCCCCCGAAACCTGGCTGTTCGACACCGAGCTTAACTGATCTCCCCTTGTACGCAATTTTTCTTTCAGCGCATGGGAAACATTGGTCATTATAAGATAAGTATCCTTATCTTTTCCTGGTAGAGTTGAAGTGATGATGTTGAGTGGGTACTTCCTCTTAACGGATGATCTGGAGATCAAACCTCCCGTATGGGATAACACCCTCACATCTGTCTTCACCTTGATCTTCTGTTTCACCAATTTTGAAGTTCCATTCTTCTGGAAACTTATGGAGCTCTTGAACTTGATTCTCCGGGACATGTGAGTGGTCAAGTTGCCGTCTCCCGAGTTCACCCACCCTGCAACCCTCGTCTTCCTTTCCCCTTCGATCTCGAACGATCCATCGAGCATCTTGAATTCCGATTGGCGTTCTACTGATAGAGTTGGAGCTTGGTAAACAACAGATTTTGCTTCTACTTTCATAAGGTGTGGATCCAACCAGAGGTGCAAGTTTGCACCGAGAAGCCAAAATGAAACAGCCTCTGATACCCCCAGCTGGAAATCATGATGCTTCCCGTCCAACAGAAGCCCTAGAAATGGCGTCAATTCGACATCGTAGGAAGGAAGATTGAAGGCACCTATCGCAACTGCCGGCTCCCAGAAAAGCGGGTTGATTCCCCCTGTGAATATAACCGGAAATGGGATCTCTGAAGCCACAAAGTTCCCGTCGATTGCCACATAAACTTCCCGGAAAGCTCCGTGACCGCGCCTTGTGCTTAAATTATTCAGTATAATGTATGCATCCGGCGGGTTTGAGTACCAAAACTCGTCGTCTCCGTGGAATGACAAGCACAGTTCAAGGACAGCACGACGAGTGTTCGGAGGAATCCGAATTTTCTTCGAATGTATGTCGGAGTCGCTCTGTATTCGGAACCAAAACCCTTTATCTCCATCATCGGCAATTGGTATTACTAAATCAGCCGGTGCATCGAACGAAAGGGCACCATTCTTCTGTGAATTGTTGGCTGATCTCTCAGATTCAAGCACAGATTCGTCATCGAGTATGCCTAATTTCCGATTCATCTTTGGTTGCGCAAGAGTTAAAGGAACCCTAATTCCGTCATCGTAGTACAAGAGAGAGAGCTTGACGCGGTAAACGCCGGTGAAGACGTCGTTGACGACGTTTTCAAGCATCATGGTGAGAGTGAGGTTGGAGAGCGCGAGGAGGGAGGAGTACCTGGTGACGTCCTTCCGAACCTTCCAGAGGATCCCAGATTTCGTCGGCTCGGCGGTGCTAGTGCGGAAGATTTCGACGCCGCCAAGCCAGACGGCGGCGATTCGGTCATACTGCTCGCCGCGGCACGTGACGTGGAGCTCGAGGACGACGTAGGACCAGGGGGCACGGCAATCGGACGGCGGGCGGTAAGGGACGAAGACGGGAGGTGATCCATACGTGTCGCCGAAGTCATGGCGGAGCACGCGGACGGTGCACGATGGCTTCAGGCTGTCGGACGGCAACGGTGGGGTGAGTTCGAAGTATTCTTTTGTTGATTTGTGGAGAACAGAGGACGACAATGAGGATTTGAAGAAACGACTGGGAGGTTGGGAGTCGAAGAAGAGACcgtgaggaagaagaagaagaataggagACGGAGGAAAATGCACATTTTCCGAGAGTGGATTTGCTCGATTTTCCCAACTGATAGAATGTCTCGAGTTTTTTTACGGaaatattaaaaaacaaaaacaaaaaacataaatatagtgGGATTAcggaaatatttaaaaaataaaataaaaaaacatatatattaaggGAATGGGCAAAAATAcgaaaatgttaaaaaaaaaaaaaaaaaactgtagaACCTGATGAAAGAATAAAAAATGATGTCATGGCAAAACAAAGGCGCTCCGCTTCTCCTGAtgtcctctctcccactctccttcaCCTTGGCTTCGTTATTTGGTGATCataaatctgaaaataccgttAGACTCTGCTCGCCATCATCAACATTTTTactggagcggatctgtcgtgagagcggtgtaggcatatctcttggaataaggtcaaatctcaaataTATCTTAATTTCTTCTAAACTATAAGTCCCATTAATGAACGGAAATTATCAAGAAACtcgtggagagattctctacaatctaggcGGAGCAAATTTTTGAATCGGAGCTCCGggataccaatcctaaatcggggataagtttaatattttaggctatttagggtattcagaacttaagagaattttagggaaagttactctagagtttgtgacgaataatatagtaaaatttgaattttagaattttaggaATTTTGAACGCCGTGGGGCGTAGGCTGGTGTTAGCCGgatttttcaggaatcaggtaataggattaagttaagtcagtaattttataaaatttgaatcaatttaattgttatgtttatataaatatatttaattaattatttatttatttattttagaatttaaaggttattttgaaaaccaaccgttcaaaatggactttacaaatttaggatatatgatatggtatttttgaataaaatgaacgatggaaaacttgtttgtttatatgaatatattaaaatgtgaaaaattgtgtggctgatgatttaatttatatggattattgtatatttggatttgagattttgaaatattgaattatttgtgaaatactgaaaatgcttatgaaaatattggaattgtttatgaaatgcaggtgtttgaactaacggccagtggtcgggtattgtttgattggccaaaggccaggattattatttgacggccgagagccaagttttaattgatggttatatattggattgtattttgtggccaggGGCCAAGATTTTGGAatgataggaaatatatgtgaattaatgttttaaaatagtaatttttattatctaaattgcatgatatgctttaggaaccctggggaccagtgtattgtgagcacggtaccgttgctatagattttttatgtggccgtgtgcgcccacacctgtgttgAGAAGTGTAGGGTAGCCTTGTCCGATTTACCTACGTGCGAATGCACCCCTAGGTGAGGGAAAttggaccagcagttggagctgcgtgtacctgtggagtatgttagcggagagtatagatgactactgtctgggtggatcccccaggacattagtccagccttcgggccgcacaacccgtgccatgggaatgtaaatggcgtgtttgtcacagggagtgtcttatatgcatatatgttaatttatgtgaatacggttaattaataagataactttaaGGGCTTACTAAAAAAGGTAAGTGTCCTAGTAACAGTAATGATACTAGAGCAGAGAGAagttacttgtatgagcaggtaatcttccctttcctcggctaattgtgtgtgtgagtgtaaataagaatgttttcataaatgtgtttatttgcttagtgaattggttattttctgtacactaaatgcatgttagccacacactgacattaacttagtctttcccttactgagctgtgcctcacctctactttacaaattatcttttcaagaaatcctagagatcgggtctagcgggctagaggtgtgacaacccgaataataatgaaaattaaataataaagaggaagggaaatggaagcagtaatagaaggaggaagtcgacttcgtcgacgacattgcattttggaaggaataactgaGGGAAATTACCAAggtcttgtcgatgaatacaggggattcgtcgacgagagtataagaggacctcgtcgacgaaggcaagattcttcgacgaggaaataccgagtgaggttttgagcagtctgaattttgTTAATGAGGAGTGAGTTTCGTTGACGAAAATATTAAAGGACTCGTGGACgaaatgacatggctcgtcgacaaatctagtcctataaatataaaaaaatccaaattttaacttcaaaattaggaaacctctcacactctctctctccctacggtttctctctctttctttgatttcgggccgaatttccgTCGGTTCGGCTATCTGAaaccaccacaacgctcctaagaaagttctctccaaatctgtcggaacggatcattggtgaaagcaagttagaAATGATCCataagttaaggtaagactttttaagtcaaatttggtcttacggtagttataggaaatgatatacacgtgaaaatactaaaatttagtactgagagttttcattttcagagtaTTGAGTAAGAAATCCTATGGGTTtgagaccagagtttataggggctttcttagtagtccGGTTAGAGAATAAGTTAAAGGAGTCATTTTTCCACGTAAATTACTATTATTTCTTAAcaaattgattttcagaaaaacatgtaatatgtatgaatattattgagtaaatatgtattgggaaaatactgctgtatacaggaattatgattttagatggaacatatgatttaattcagcattgtgtggcatgagtattatttttcataaaaaatattatgttatatcaattttacaaataagcatgttttcaggaattacgtaataatgtagtatatgatgattttgaaatacctgataattaatttattttcagagtgatatttatgaaatgttcggcacgaggccgtatttatgaaatgttcggcacgagaccgtaattatgaaatgttcggcacgaaactgtaattatgaaatgttcggcgcgagaccgtatttatgaaattatgaaaaatgttataatatcatgtattatatgttatcagaactctgatgttagtttagttcagtttcaggagttcggtaccgtaacttatagattagatatctatgatcagattgatgctaaccaccccacgagggggtgggagatggatagtcgatgtggattTCAATAGAGTGtgaacgtccacctggcagtctaaACTAGGGTGTGGCGAGCTCATCGTACTAACatatatttttgactcggcagtggtcggccagccattgtt
This region of Malania oleifera isolate guangnan ecotype guangnan chromosome 10, ASM2987363v1, whole genome shotgun sequence genomic DNA includes:
- the LOC131165489 gene encoding peptide-N4-(N-acetyl-beta-glucosaminyl)asparagine amidase A, coding for MMLENVVNDVFTGVYRVKLSLLYYDDGIRVPLTLAQPKMNRKLGILDDESVLESERSANNSQKNGALSFDAPADLVIPIADDGDKGFWFRIQSDSDIHSKKIRIPPNTRRAVLELCLSFHGDDEFWYSNPPDAYIILNNLSTRRGHGAFREVYVAIDGNFVASEIPFPVIFTGGINPLFWEPAVAIGAFNLPSYDVELTPFLGLLLDGKHHDFQLGVSEAVSFWLLGANLHLWLDPHLMKVEAKSVVYQAPTLSVERQSEFKMLDGSFEIEGERKTRVAGWVNSGDGNLTTHMSRRIKFKSSISFQKNGTSKLVKQKIKVKTDVRVLSHTGGLISRSSVKRKYPLNIITSTLPGKDKDTYLIMTNVSHALKEKLRTRGDQLSSVSNSQVSGGWMVVKDHSVSSGAADTQQALSHRKGRSCYSRTIAAANGKVLTDQSSDACEASW